A stretch of the Uranotaenia lowii strain MFRU-FL chromosome 3, ASM2978415v1, whole genome shotgun sequence genome encodes the following:
- the LOC129750823 gene encoding chymotrypsin inhibitor Ani s 6-like, with the protein MKILCVLLLCLVYVQYSSARYAPRAHCTFREYYTTCEPCKEPVCGQTTPIENCSKCNEGCFCNPQFGYARQSPDGPCVSCPTTE; encoded by the exons ATGAAGATACTTTGTGTTTTACTTTTGTGTCTTGTCTACGTTCAGTATTCTTCCGCTAGATATGCCCCTAGAg CTCATTGTACATTCAGAGAGTACTACACTACCTGTGAACCATGTAAAGAACCAGTGTGTGGACAAACTACACCGATCGAGAACTGCTCCAAATGTAACGAAGGATGCTTCTGCAACCCGCAGTTTGGTTACGCCCGACAGTCTCCGGACGGTCCTTGCGTTTCGTGCCCAACGACGGAATGA
- the LOC129753266 gene encoding chymotrypsin inhibitor-like, with protein sequence MKVLCILLLCLVYAQYSSARYATKAQCTNKEYYTTCGPCIEPVCGQPTPVINCFKCNVGCFCNSKLGYVRKSPDGPCALCPTVG encoded by the exons ATGAAGGTACTTTGTATTTTACTTTTGTGTCTTGTCTACGCTCAGTATTCTTCCGCAAGATATGCCACTAAAG CTCAATGTACCAACAAGGAGTACTACACTACCTGTGGACCATGTATTGAGCCGGTTTGTGGACAACCAACACCGGTCATAAACTGTTTCAAATGTAACGTAGGATGCTTCTGCAACTCGAAGTTGGGCTACGTCCGAAAATCTCCGGATGGACCTTGTGCTTTATGCCCAACGGTGGGATGA